ATGAAGATCGAGTCGGGGCCGCTCTGCTTGCGCAGATCGAGCATCCTGGCGCTGATCTCGTTGAGCGCCTGGTCCCAGGAGATGCGCTGGTACTTGCCGTCGACCAGCTTCATCGGGTACTTGAGGCGGTACTCGCCGTGCCCGTGCTCGCGCAGCGCCGCACCCTTGGCGCAGTGCGCGCCGAGGTTGATCGGCGAGTCGAACACCGGCTCCTGGCGTACCCAGACGCCGTTCTCGACCACCGCGTCGACGGCACAGCCGACGGAGCAGTGGCCGCACACGGTGCGGCGGACTTCGATCTTCGACGACTTGTCACCCTTGGGCGCGTCGGCCGCATGGGCCTTGCGCACGAGCGTGAGCTGCGAGGCGGCCAGGCCGGCGCCGACCCCCAGCCCCGAGCGGCGCAGGAAGGCGCGCCGGTCCATCGTGGGAATGGCCCGCGAGACACCGCGTGCCAGGCTGGAGACGAGCGAAGACGACGGCGACGCGGCCTGCGCGTCGGACGATTTGCGCGTGAGCAACATGATTCCTCCTCGGGCTGGAGCGTGCCGCCCGGAATCAGACTTTGGTGGTCTCGTAGTAGCGCAGCACGTGCTGCGTCAGGCGATAGCCTTGTTGGGGATCGGCGGCGGCCGGCTGGTTCGCCTGGGCCACGGCTTGCTCGGGGGCGACGGGAAGCGTCTTGGCGGCAATCGCCGCCGCGCCTGCCACCCCCGCGCCGAGCAGGAGGCTGCGGCGTCGGGTGGGGGGCGTACCCCCCGTATCGGCATTCCGATCCAAAGCGCTCGACTTCATGATCTTTTCTCCAGGAGTTGTGTCCTGCCCGCTGACATCAGGACTTTATGCACCATGTTGCATGCGGTCATTAGGGTCTGTCCCAACGGGAAACCCGCCTCCCGTGCGCTCTACGCATCGAGCATGTCGAACGCCTGGGACTCCACCGCAAAAAAGGCCTGCGCGAAGAGAGCCACGGTCCGATAGAAGTCCGCCGCCGGATGCGCGGCGATCTGCTCGCACATCGCCCCGGCCCATGCGCGCAGGTGCGTGTCGAAGAAGCGGCGCTGCGTCGCCAGGTTGCTCACCGCCACGTCGTCGCCGGCGATCAGGAAGCGCATCGCCTCGCACAGGTAGGCGATGTGGTCCTCGGTCTCGGTCACCGTCTCGGCGCGCTCGAGTCCCAGCTCGGCCAAGGTGTCGCGCAGCGCGACCAGAGGCTTCTCATTCAGCGCGCCGGCCAGGTGATGCGACCCGTACAGGAACACCTCGGGCTTGCCGATGCCCAGGAACAGCGCGTCGTATTCAGCGGCCGCCTGCTCGCGCCCGAGGCGCCGCGACGCGCCGACGACGTCGGTCCAGCTCGATTCGAGAAAGGCGCCCGCCACGGGCGCGACAGTAGGGGCCACCTGGAGCTGCTCGTACAGCTCGTGCGAGGGCGGCGCGTAGAAGAGCTGCGCCAGCAGCCCGTAGACCTCGGCGCGCGCCAGCTCGTCGCTGTCGTCGGTGGTGCTCAGGCGAAGGGGCTGGTTCATCGGATGTCGGTGATCTTCAACTCGTCGGTGCTGGTGTGGATGTCGATCACGCGGCAGTCGCTGCACATGCGCAGACGCTCGGCGGCGGCGCCCTGGAACATGGCGTGACCGGCCAGCTTGACGATCATCGCCTCGATGGCCTTCAGCGTGCCGAAGGGCTTGCCGCAGCGGATGCAGCGGTAAGGCTCGACCTCGTTCAGCACCCGCGGCTGCTTGCGCGCCTTGCCCTCGTCGGCCAGCCACAGGCGCGGCTGCAGGCGGATCGCCTGCTCCGGACAGGTGATCTCGCACAAGCCGCACTGCACGCAGTTCTTCTCGATGAAGCGCAGCTGCGGCCGCTCGGGGTTGTCGCCCAGCGCGCTTTCCGGACAGGCGCCGACGCACGCGAGGCACAGGGTGCACTTGCCGGTATCGACCGTGATGCTGCCGAACGGACTGCCGGCCGCCGGCAGCGCGATGGCATCGGCGCGCGCGGGCGCCTGCGAGAGCAGGTGATCGATGGCCAGCTCCAGCGTGGCGCGCTTGTCGGCCTGCACCGCGAAGCTGGCCGGCGGCACCGTGGCCGCGGCGGCCGGCGGCGCCTGCAGCGCCGCATCGAGGCGGGCCAGGTCGTCGTCGTCGCGCGACAACAGCAGGCGCACGCGCCCGGCCGCGCCCAGGCCTTCCATCAGCGCATTGGCCACTTCGGCCTGCGCCGCCAGCGCCTTGCGGTAGTCCGGCGCCTCCTCGTCGGTCAGCAGCAGCCAGACGTCGGACGCGCCATAGGCGAAGGCGGCCAGCCACAGATCGAGGCCGACGCTCGCCGTGTGCCAGACGTCGACCGGCAGCACCCGCGCCGGCACGCCGCGCACGGACGGGCTCACGCGTGCCGCGCGGCCCAGCGCGTTGAGCCGCCGGCTGCCGGCGCCCTGGCTGTGCAGCAGCAGCGCCGGCGCGGCGCCGCCGGCGCGTCGGTAGGTTTGCAGCAAGGTGCGCAGCCGCCTTCCCTGGTGATCCGGCGACGGCGTCGCATAGGTCAGCGCGCCGCTCGGGCACACGGTGGTGCAGGCGCCGCAGCCGACGCAGAGGTGCGGCTCGACGCGGATGCCGCCGCCTTCGGTCGCCAGGCTGCTGATGGCCTGGGCCGAGCACACCTCGACGCAGGCGTTGCAGCCCACTCGCTCGTTGCGGCTGTGCGCGCACAGCTTGCTGCGGTACTGGAAGAAGGTGGGCTTCTCGAACTCGCCGCTCATCTCGCGCAGCTGCAGCACGGCGTCGACCAGCCGATCCGGATCGGTGCCCGCACGGAAATAGCCTTGCGGCGGCTGGTGCAGGGCGAGCACCGGTGTCGCGCCCAGATCGAGCACCAGGTCGAAGGTCTCCGACATCGTCTGCGGGCCCCGCTCGAAGTCGATGGCGCCGGCGGCTTCGCACACGCGCACGCAGTCGCGGTGGCTGCGGCAGCGACCGAGGTCGATCTGGTAGCTGAAGTCGATTGCCGATTCCGGACAGGCCTCGATGCAGGCATTGCAGCGAGTGCACAGGTCGAGATCGATGGGGTTGCCGCTGTCCCATTCGACTTCGAACTGCCCCAGCCAGCCGCGCAGCGACTTCACGGTGCCGGCGTGCACCGGCCAGTCGCGCTGCTGCGTGACTTCGCCGCCGGGACGGGTGAGCAGCAGGCTCACCTCCAGCTTGTCGGCGAGCATCGCGGCGGCGCGCTGCGCGGCGGCCGCGTCGCCGATGATCAGCACCCGGCCGCCGCTGCGGTAGCTCACCGTCGGCACCGGATCGGGTGGCGGGAGCTGCGCGGCAGCGATCAGCGCGGCAATCTTGGGCGTGGCCTGCTTCGCGTCCTTGGACCAGCCGCCGCTCTCGCGGATGTTGACGAAGCGGATCGGCCGCTCCTGCACGCCGGGCGCGCCTTCGGTCTCGGCGTTCAGCTCCAGGAACAGCCGGCTTTCCTGCGTGCAGGCGACCAGCAGGTCATCGCCGCTCTTGGCGGCGCGCTGGAAGGCGCCGGCTTCGCGTCGGCACAGCGTGCTGTGCAGCGTCTGCAGCCCGTCCCCGGCGTCAGGCGGGAGGGCCTTTGCCAGGGCCGCCGGGTCCAGCGGCATCGTCTTGTTGCAGTCGCAGATCAGTGTCTTCATCGGGGGGTACTGCGGAAGGGTCAACCGAAGACTGTGTCACCAGCGGGGCCCCGGCGCCATCGGGGGATGCCTTGGGAGGCGGCGGCTGCGCCTCCTCTTCGAACAGCCCGAGGAACTGCGCCTGCGCCATGTTGCGCAGCATGGACGCAGGTATCGGGTCGGGCTTGCCGTAGTCGTCGATGTAGATGTCGAGGCCGTCCATCATGTTGAAGCGCGGATCGGCGAACAGCTTCTTCAGCGCGGCGTTCTTGACGGCGGGGTCGACGTCGCGGGTGACGAAGCGCGTGAAGTCGGAGCCGGGGGTGAGATCGGCCACGTCCTGCATCGTCGGCGGCGGATCCTTCGGGGGCGGCTCGGGCGCCTCGGGCGCCTCGGCGGGCAGCGTTGCGGCGGAGGGCGGCACGGCCGCAGGGTCGGCCGGCACCGGCTCGGCCGGCAGCTCGACGCCGGCCTTCACCTCGGCCTTGCGGCGGGACCATCTCGACAGGAAACCTTCGTCGCTCATCGGGCGCCTCGCTTGTCCGGCGGCAGGAAGGACGCCGGCCGCTTGCGCTGCTTGGGCTCGGGCCGGTAGTGCTCGTCGGTGTAGGCCTGCAGCCAGCCGCACAGCGGCAGCGGCAGCGGCACGTTGTCGACGCGCTCCTGGGCGTCCAGCCAGCGCCCGGCTTCGTTGTAGGACACGCTGACCGCCTCGGGACGCGCCTGCGAGGGATCCTCGTCGTCGACCCGCCACATGACGAACCACACCGGTGCGCCCGAGCTGAGGTTCAGGTAGTAGCCCTCGCCCTCGTCGTCGAACAGCTCCACGCTGAACGCAGGATGAAGCGTGCGGCGCAGCTTGCCGTCGTCGCGCAGCACCCGGGCCTCGGTGCCGAAGCCTTCGTCGATCACCACGTCGACGATGCGAAAGCGCCAGTCTTCCCAGCGGTTGGGCTGGGCTTCGCGCTCCATCACCACCGCCACCTGCACCGCGGGGCGATCGGTTGTCATCTAGGTGTTCTTGGAAATGCTGATGGTCGGGAACTTCGACGAAAAGTCCTTGGCGCGCTGCGCGATCTTCACCGCGACCTGGCGCGCGACGCCCTTGTACAGCCCGGCGATCTCGCCGTCGGGGTCGCTGACGACGCTGGGCCGCCCGCCGTCGGCCTGAACGCGGATCGACAGGTTGAGCGGCAGCGCGCCGAGGTAGTCCATGCCGTACTCGGCAGCCAGCTTCTTTCCGCCCTCGGCCCCGAAGATGTGCTCCACATGGCCGCACTTCTCGCACACGTGCACCGCCATGTTCTCCACGATGCCGAGGATGGGCACGCCGACCTTCTCGAACATCTTGATGCCCTTCTTCGCGTCGAGCAGGGCGATGTCCTGGGGCGTGGTGACGATCACCGCGCCGGTGAGCGGCACGCGCTGGCTCAGCGTCAGCTGGATGTCCCCGGTGCCGGGCGGCATGTCGACGATCAGGTAGTCGAGATCGCCCCAGTTGGTCTGCCGCAGAAGCTGCTCCAGCGCCTGGGTGGCCATGGGACCGCGCCAGATCATCGGGTTGTCGGCGTCGACCAGGAACCCGATCGACATCACCTGCACGCCGTAGTTCTCGAGCGGCTCCATCGTCTTGCCGTCGTTCGACTCGGGGCGGCCTTCGATGCCCATCATCATGGGCTGGCTGGGACCGTAGATGTCGGCATCGAGGATGCCGACGGCCGCGCCTTCTGCTGCCAGCGCCAGCGCCAGGTTGACCGCCGTGGTGCTCTTGCCGACGCCGCCCTTGCCCGACGCGACGGCGACGATGTTCTTCACGTTGGGCAGCAGCTGCACGCCGCGCTGCACCGCGTGCGGAATGATCCTGGTGGCGAGGTTGACGCTCACGTTCTCCACCCCGGGCAGGCTGCGCGCCGCCGCGATCAGCTCCTTGCGCAGCGCGGCGACCTGGCTTTTCGCGGGGTAGCCGAGCTCGACGTCGAAGGCCACGTCGCCGCCGTCGATGCGCAGGTTCTTCAGCTGCTTGGCCGAGACGAAGTCGCGGCCGGTGTTGGGGTCGGTGACGGACTTCAGCGCTTCGAGCAGCGCGGATTCGGTGACGGGCATGGGGGGCGCAAGGGCGGGTGCTGGAGGACGAATGGACCAGTCTACGACAGCCGGCGCCCGGCCGCCGGCGACACGCCGGCATGCCGCCATCCGCAGGCGGCCACTGCGTCACGGCGCCTAGAATCCGGGCTTTCCCCGGATTTCCCGCGCCATCCCGGCTGCCGCACCATGCCGCGCAAGCTCTTCGTCACCACCGCCCTGCCCTACGCCAACGCGCCGTTCCACGTCGGCCACATGATGGAGTACATCCAGGCCGACATCTGGGTGCGGGTGCTGCGCATGCAGGGCCACGAGGTGCACTTCGTCTGCGCCGACGACGCCCACGGCGCGCCGATCATGATCGCCGCCGAGAAGGCCGGCAAGACGCCACAGGAGTTCGTCGCGGAGATCGCCGCAGGACGCAGGCAATACCTCGACGGCTTTCACATCGGCTTCGACAACTGGCATTCCACCGACGGCCCGGAGAACCACGAGCTCGCGAAGGACATCTACCGCGCGCTTCGCAAGGAGGGCCTGATCGCGGTGCGCTCGATCGAGCAGTTCTTCGATCCGGTCAAGGGCATGTTCCTGCCCGATCGCTACATCAAGGGCGAATGCCCGCGCTGCGGCGCGAAGGACCAGTACGGCGACTCGTGCGAGGTGTGCGGCGCGGTCTATGCGCCCACCGAGCTGAAGAACCCGTACTCCACGCTGACCGGCGCCACGCCGGTCATGAAGTCCAGCGAGCACTACTTCTTCCAGCTGTCCTCGCAGCGCTGCATCGACTACCTGAGGCAGTGGACGGGCCATGCCGGCCGGCTGCAGCCCGAGGTGCTGAACAAGATCAAGGAGTGGTTCGCCGTCGACGAGCAGGGGCACGGCGGGCTGTCCGACTGGGACATCAGCCGCGACGCGCCCTACTTCGGCATCGACATTCCCGATGCGCCCGGCAAGTACTTCTATGTCTGGCTCGATGCACCGATCGGCTACCTGGCCTCGCTGAAGAACTACTTCGCCAAGACCGGTCGCGACTTCGACGCCTTCATGGCCGACCCGGCGGTCGAGCAGGTGCACTTCATCGGCAAGGACATCACCTACTTCCACACCCTGTTCTGGCCCGCGATGCTGCACTTCTCCGGCCGCAAGGCGCCGGACAAGGTCTTCGTGCACGGCTTCATCACGGTCAGCGGCGAGAAGATGAGCAAGAGCCGCGGCACCGGCATCTCGCCGCTGAAGTACCTCGAGCTCGGGATGAACGCCGAATGGCTGCGCTACTACATCGCCGCCAAGCTCAACGCCAAGGTCGAGGACGTCGACTTCAATCCCGACGACTTCGTCGCGCGGGTCAACAGCGACCTCGTCGGCAAGTACATCAACATCGCCAGCCGCGCCGCCGGATTCCTCAGCAAGCGCTTCGGCGGCACGCTGACGGCGCAGCACGCGGCCGACGGGCAGAAGCTGATCGATGCGGTGATGTCGCAGTCGCGCGAGATCCAGCGGCTGTACGAGGAGCGCGAGTACGGCAAGGCGCTGCGCGAGGTGATGCTGCTGGCCGATCGCGTCAACGAATACGTCGACCAGAACAAGCCCTGGGAGCTCGCCAAGCAGGCCGGCCAGGATGCGCGACTGCACGAGGTGTGCTCGGTCTGCATCGAGACCTTCCGCCTGCTCACGGTCTACCTGAAGCCCGTGCTGCCGGCGCTCGCCGCGCAGGTCGAAGCTTTCCTGCGCGTCGCGCCGCTCGCCTTCGCCGACGTCGATCGGCCGCTCGGTCAGCACACCATCGGCGAGTACAAGCACCTGATGCAGCGTGTCGACCCGACGCTGCTCGACGCCTTGTTCGAGCCGCCGCCTGCGCCCGTCGACGCGACGGCGGTCGACGAGCCCGGCGGCGAGGCGATCGCCGAGACCATCGCGATCGGCGACTTCTCGAAGATCGACCTGCGCATCGCGAAGATCGTCGGCGCCGAGTACGTGACCGGCTCCGACAAGCTGCTTCGGCTGACGCTCGACGTGGGCGAACCCAAGCCGCGCAACGTCTTCAGCGGCATCCGCAGCGCCTACGAGCCGCAGGACCTGGTGGGCAAGTACACCGTGATGGTTGCCAACCTCGCCCCGCGCAAGATGAAGTTCGGCGTCAGCGAAGGCATGGTGCTGGCCGCCAGCCACGCCGACGAGAAGGCCAACCCCGGGCTCTACATCCTGGAGGCCTGGCCGGGCGCCACGCCGGGTCTGCGCGTCCGCTAGCCGGGGATCGCCCTCATGCCGCTCGCCACCTCCGCCGCGTCCCGGAAGGCGCGCGCGCGGTGGGCGAGATGGTCGACCAGCGTGTTCGCCAAACCCGACGGCTGGTCGGAATCGCACCAGACCAGCGGCGCCGACTGGCCGGCCGCCAGCGTCACGCCGGTGCATCGCTTTGCCGACACGCAGTGGGACGCCGGGCCGACCAGCGGGGTCGAAGAGCTGCTCGAGGACGGCGCGCTGCTCGGCTTTGCCAGCCTGCCGTTCACCCTCGCCGAGTCCGAAGCCCGCCGGCTGCTGGACGGGCCCGCGCCGGCCGCGCTGCTCGCGCGCTACGCCGAGCACAGCGAGGCGCTGGCGCTGCGCCTGTTTCCGCACTACCGCGGCTGCCTGCGCCGGGGTCCCGTCTCGCTGCGGTCCTGCGGTGTGACCGCCGGCGAAGCGAGCTGGCGCCGCGACGACACACGGTTGCACGTGGCGGCCGACCCCGCCCGGCCGACGCGCGGCACACGGCAGCTGCTGGTGTGCTGCAACCTGGATCCGGCCGGCGGCACGCATGCGTGGCGCGTCGGCGAGCCCTTCGCCGCCCATGCGCGCCGCTACCTCGCCTCGCTGACCCGGCCACTGCCCGGATCGGCCGCGTTGCTGCGGGCACTGGCCGTCACGCGCGGCCGCCGCACGGAGTTCGACCACCTGATGCTGCAGCTGCACGACCACGCGAAGGCCGATCTGGACTTCCAGCGCAACAGCCCCCAGGCGGAGGTCGTCTTCCCGGCGGGCTCGACCTGGATCGTCTATGGCGACCAGGTACCGCACGCCGCCATGACCGGACGGCATCTGATCGAGCAGACCTTCCACTTGCGCGTCGACGACATGCAGCGGCCCGAGACCGCTCCGCTTCGCACGCTGGAGCGCCTGCTGCACCGTCCCCTCGGATAGACTTCGCGACGTGACGATCGCCCGCCACTCCCGCATCTGGCAGCTCTCGCGGCGACGCCGCTTCATGGCCCGGGCGCACCACTGCGGCCCGCCCTGCGCATCGAACGACCCCGTGTCCTTCGATACCAGGAGCTTCCATGGCCTTGCCTCGTCTGCCGATCCAGCTTCATCCCTTCCGCCCGCGGCTGCTTGAGCACCTGCGCGGCTATCGGCGCAGCGACTTCTTCCACGACCTGGGCGCCGGCGTCACCGTCGGCGTCGTCGCGCTGCCGCTTGCGATGGCTTTCGCGATCGCCTCGGGCGTCAAGCCGGAGCAGGGCATCTTCACCGCCATCGTTGCCGGCTTCCTGATCTCGGCGCTGGGCGGCTCCAGCGTGCAGATCGGCGGACCGGCGGGTGCGTTCATCGTCATCGTGTTCGGCATCGTGCAGCGGTACGGCCTGACCAACCTGCTGATCTCCACCGCGCTCGCCGGCGTGCTGCTGTTTGCCATGGGCGCGCTGAAGCTGGGCGCGCTGGTGCGCTACATGCCGGTGCCCATCATCATCGGATTCACCAATGGCATCGCCGTGCTGATCGCGCTGTCGCAGGTGCGCGACCTGCTCGGCCTGCGCATCGACAAGCTGCCGGGCGACTTCTTCTCCCAGATCCACGCGTATGCGACGCACCTCGACACCTTCAACCCGCATGCGCTCGCGATCGGCGGCCTGTGCGCCGCGGGGTTGTTCGTCTGGCCGCGGCTGTTCTCGCCCGGCGCGCTGGTGCCGCAGAAGGCGCTGGAAGGCATCACGTTGCGCACTGCGGCGCGCATGCCCGGGCCCATCCTCGCGCTGGTGACGCTCACCATCGCCGCCGCGGTGCTGAAGCTGCCGGTGGAGACCATCGGCTCGCGCTTCGGCGGCATCCCGCAGGGCCTGCCGTCGCTCGCATTGCCGCCGTTCAGCTGGGACAGCGCCCGCCAGCTGTTCATTCCCACGCTGACCATCGCGCTGCTCGGGGCGGTCGAGTCGCTGCTGTGCGCGCGCGTCGCCGACAACCTGACGACGCAGCCTCGCCACGATCCCAACCAGGAGCTGATGGCCCAGGGACTCGCCAACATGGTGGTGCCGGCCTTCGGCGGCATTCCCGCCACCGGCACCATCGCACGCACCGTCACCAACGTGCGGGCCGGCGCGCGCTCCCCCGTGGCCGGCATCGTGCATGCGCTGACGCTGCTGGCGGTGGTGCTGGTCGCGGCACCGCTGGCCGAATACGTGCCGCTCGCCGCGCTCGCCGGCATCCTGCTCTTCGTCGCGTGGAACATGGGCGAGTGGCACGAGTTCGCACGGCTGCGTCATTTCAGCGTGCCCTACCGCACCATCCTGGTCGGCACTTTCCTGCTGACGGTGATCTTCGACCTCACCGTCGCGGTCGAGGTGGGCCTGGCGCTCGCCTGCGTGTTCTTCATCTACCGGATGAGCACGCTGTTCCGCCTCGAGCCCCATGCCGCGCCGGCCGGCGTGCACGTGCTGCGGCTGTACGGCGCGCTGTTCTTCGGGGCCGTCTCGAAGATGGAGGCGGTCGCGGAGTCGCTGCCGCCTGGCACGCATGCCGTCGTGCTGGAGATGCACCGCCTGGTGCTGATCGACACCTCGGGCCTCGACTCGCTGCGCCAGCTTCAGCGCGCGCTGGAGCGGCAAGGCGTTCGGCTGCTGCTGTGCGACGTCAACGAGCAGCCGCGCAGCCTGATCCAGCGGTCGGGCTTCGAGAAGGAGATCGGTGCCGGGCATCTGCTGCCCGACCTGCCGTCGGCGCTGGCTGCCGTCGGCGGCGCAACGCACTCACCTACCAGAACGCCTCGGCCTTGAGGAACCTTCGCACCGGCTTGTCGCCTCGCGCGATCAGCTCCTGCTTGCGTCCAGCCAGCCAGCCGAGCGCGAACAGCGCATGCGGATCCTCGCTGCTGCGGTTGCGATAGGCGTCCAGCGCCACCATCACGTCCACGATCTCGCCCAGGCATTCCTGCAGCTTGCGCAACGGCTTGAGGTAGCGTTCGACCGCACGCGGCTTGAACAGGCTCGCCGCGAACTCGATGGCGTAGCGCAGTGTCTTCGCTCGCTTGCGAAGCGTGTGGCGACCGACGTCGTCGAGCTCGTGGAAGCGCTTGGCGTCGGCGCGGACCTTGTGGTGCCAGCGGCCGATCCGATGGGCCAGCGCGGCGCGAAGTTCCGGCGCATCGTCGGCCGCGCTCTCGGCGGCCTGCCGGGTCTGCGCGAACAGCTCCAGCAGCAAGGCCTGCGCCGGTCCCAGGCGCATCAGCTCTGCCGGATCGGCCGCGTCGTCCGGCGCAGGCATCGCCGGTGCCTCGAAGCCGAGTCCTGCGGCCGCCAAGGCCTCGCTCAGCGCCACGGCCAGCGGCGCGGCGACGGCGGCTCGGTCGCGCGCCGCCCCGAGACGGCGAAACAGCACCGCGGCCTCCAACGGCAGAGCGGCGGGAGTGGCCTCGGCGGGAAACACGCGCAGCGCGGTGCGCATGCGCCGCAGGCCGATGCGCAGCTGATGCACGTGCTCGTCCTCGAAGGTGCCGCTCGCCACCTGGCTGCCGTTGGCGACGATCTGTTGCAGGCAGGATCCCAGCACGGCGCGCCGTCCCTCGGCCAGCGACATCTCGCGCATCAGCTCGACGGCAGCGGCCTTGCACGGCGGCGTCATCGTCTCGCCGCGTGCCAGCAGGTCGCCCCGCGCGGCCTTGCTGCGGGTGTCCAGCCACAGCCGGTGGCGCAGCACCCAGCGCCGCGCGGCGGCGATCACCGCTTGCGGCGACCCGGCGAGCAGCTCGATCTCGAGCTCGCACACCGGAAGGCGGCGCGGCCCGGCCACGATCTCGCCTTCGTCGAACGCCAGCTCCAGCGTGCCGTGCGCGGTGCGCACCCGGCGGCTGCGGCGTCGGATGTCGGTGCGGTACAGGCATTGCAGCGCCGGCGATGGCGCGCCGCGCAGCACCTCCAGCAGGCGATCGCCCGCCGGCGTGCCGGCATGCAGTTGCGGATCGGCGAACGTGTCGGTCGAGGTCGTCGCCGGCAGGCCCACGTTGTGCTCGAACCGCGTCATGCCGTCGACCGCGTCGGCTTTCAGCGTCTGCATCCACCGGCGTCCCTCGCGCCGCACGCGCAGCGCCATGCCGGCGCGAGCCAGCGCTCGGTCGGCGGTGTCGAAGTAGGCCGCCTGCAGGCGTTGGCGCTGCGCCGCATGGCGCCCGGCCACTTCGGCGTCGACGGCGCTTCGGCAGGCCGCCGGAACCTGCAACTTCAGCTCGACCTCGTGCACCCCTGCGCTCCCCGTAAAATCCTCGGTTTCACCTTCTGTCGGGCCGACTCGCCATGCCGCTGTTCTGGAAACCGTACAAGTCCGATGTCACGCAGTTCATCGAGGAGCTGAAGGCCATGAAGCCGACGCTCGAGGACGAGCAGCGCGCCGGGCGGGCCCTGCTGTGGGACAAGCGCATCGACCGCGACGCGCAGCAAGAGTACCGCGAAGCCCGCGTGGCGCAGCAGCCCTACGTCTACCAGACCAAGGTCTGAGCACCGCGGACGTTCTGCCGTGAAAGACGACGCGAACACCACGCAGGCCTACCCGCCTGCCGTGCCCGACATGCCGCCGCCCCCCGCGCCGGTGCTGCCCGAGGAGGTGGACCGCGTCGCGATGGCGCGCCTGTACGGCGAGCCGCTGTTCACGCTGCCGCAGGACCTGTACATCCCGCCCGACGCGCTGGAGGTCTTCCTCGAGGCCTTCGAAGGTCCGCTGGACCTGCTGCTGTACCTGATCCGCAAGCAGAACTTCAACATCCTCGACATCCCGATGGCCGACGTGACGCGGCAGTACCTGGCGTATGTCGAGCAGATCCGCAAGACCAACCTCGAGCTGGCCAGCGAATATCTGCTGATGGCGGCGATGCTGATCGAGATCAAGTCGCGCATGCTGCTGCCGCCGAAGAAGACGGCCGACGGCCAGGAGCCGGAAGACCCGCGCGCCGAGCTGGTGCGCCGCCTCATCGAATACGAGCAGATCAAGCTGGCCGCCGCGCGGCTGGATGCCCTGCCGGTGCTGGGCCGCGATTTCCTGCGCGCGCAGGTCGTCATCGAGCAGTCGCTGACGCCGCGCTTTCCCGACGTGCATCCCGACGAACTGCGCGCGGCCTGGGCCGACATCCTGCGCCGCGCGAAGCTGACGCAGCACCACACGATCACGCGAGAGCAGCTTTCGGTGCGCGAGCACATGAGCATCGTGTTGCGCACGCTGCAAGGGCGCCGCTTCGTCGAGTTCGAAGACCTGTTCGACGTTCGCCGCGGCACGCCGGTGCTGGTGGTCACCTTCATCGCGCTGCTGGAGCTGGCGCGCGAGCACCTGCTGGAGATCACCCAGGCGGAAGCCTTCGCGCCGATCTACGTGCGGCTGGCCTACCAGCCGTCCTGACCCCTCTCCCATCCCTGCGGCCGCCATCGCATGGCGGGACCCTGAACATGCAAACCACGCCTGTCCAGTTTCATCGCCCCGCCCTGTGCTCCGGCACTGCCCGCTGGCGAACCGACGATGTCGAGGCGCTGTTCGAGCTGCCCTTCAACGAGCTGCTGTTTCGCGCGCAGACGGTGCACCGGGAGCACTTCGATCCGTCGGCGGTGCAGCTGTCGACGCTGCTGTCGATCAAGACCGGCGGCTGCCCCGAGAACTGCGCCTACTGTCCGCAGTCGGC
The Piscinibacter sp. XHJ-5 DNA segment above includes these coding regions:
- the metG gene encoding methionine--tRNA ligase, translating into MPRKLFVTTALPYANAPFHVGHMMEYIQADIWVRVLRMQGHEVHFVCADDAHGAPIMIAAEKAGKTPQEFVAEIAAGRRQYLDGFHIGFDNWHSTDGPENHELAKDIYRALRKEGLIAVRSIEQFFDPVKGMFLPDRYIKGECPRCGAKDQYGDSCEVCGAVYAPTELKNPYSTLTGATPVMKSSEHYFFQLSSQRCIDYLRQWTGHAGRLQPEVLNKIKEWFAVDEQGHGGLSDWDISRDAPYFGIDIPDAPGKYFYVWLDAPIGYLASLKNYFAKTGRDFDAFMADPAVEQVHFIGKDITYFHTLFWPAMLHFSGRKAPDKVFVHGFITVSGEKMSKSRGTGISPLKYLELGMNAEWLRYYIAAKLNAKVEDVDFNPDDFVARVNSDLVGKYINIASRAAGFLSKRFGGTLTAQHAADGQKLIDAVMSQSREIQRLYEEREYGKALREVMLLADRVNEYVDQNKPWELAKQAGQDARLHEVCSVCIETFRLLTVYLKPVLPALAAQVEAFLRVAPLAFADVDRPLGQHTIGEYKHLMQRVDPTLLDALFEPPPAPVDATAVDEPGGEAIAETIAIGDFSKIDLRIAKIVGAEYVTGSDKLLRLTLDVGEPKPRNVFSGIRSAYEPQDLVGKYTVMVANLAPRKMKFGVSEGMVLAASHADEKANPGLYILEAWPGATPGLRVR
- a CDS encoding DUF3460 family protein is translated as MPLFWKPYKSDVTQFIEELKAMKPTLEDEQRAGRALLWDKRIDRDAQQEYREARVAQQPYVYQTKV
- a CDS encoding SulP family inorganic anion transporter — translated: MALPRLPIQLHPFRPRLLEHLRGYRRSDFFHDLGAGVTVGVVALPLAMAFAIASGVKPEQGIFTAIVAGFLISALGGSSVQIGGPAGAFIVIVFGIVQRYGLTNLLISTALAGVLLFAMGALKLGALVRYMPVPIIIGFTNGIAVLIALSQVRDLLGLRIDKLPGDFFSQIHAYATHLDTFNPHALAIGGLCAAGLFVWPRLFSPGALVPQKALEGITLRTAARMPGPILALVTLTIAAAVLKLPVETIGSRFGGIPQGLPSLALPPFSWDSARQLFIPTLTIALLGAVESLLCARVADNLTTQPRHDPNQELMAQGLANMVVPAFGGIPATGTIARTVTNVRAGARSPVAGIVHALTLLAVVLVAAPLAEYVPLAALAGILLFVAWNMGEWHEFARLRHFSVPYRTILVGTFLLTVIFDLTVAVEVGLALACVFFIYRMSTLFRLEPHAAPAGVHVLRLYGALFFGAVSKMEAVAESLPPGTHAVVLEMHRLVLIDTSGLDSLRQLQRALERQGVRLLLCDVNEQPRSLIQRSGFEKEIGAGHLLPDLPSALAAVGGATHSPTRTPRP
- a CDS encoding CYTH and CHAD domain-containing protein, which gives rise to MHEVELKLQVPAACRSAVDAEVAGRHAAQRQRLQAAYFDTADRALARAGMALRVRREGRRWMQTLKADAVDGMTRFEHNVGLPATTSTDTFADPQLHAGTPAGDRLLEVLRGAPSPALQCLYRTDIRRRSRRVRTAHGTLELAFDEGEIVAGPRRLPVCELEIELLAGSPQAVIAAARRWVLRHRLWLDTRSKAARGDLLARGETMTPPCKAAAVELMREMSLAEGRRAVLGSCLQQIVANGSQVASGTFEDEHVHQLRIGLRRMRTALRVFPAEATPAALPLEAAVLFRRLGAARDRAAVAAPLAVALSEALAAAGLGFEAPAMPAPDDAADPAELMRLGPAQALLLELFAQTRQAAESAADDAPELRAALAHRIGRWHHKVRADAKRFHELDDVGRHTLRKRAKTLRYAIEFAASLFKPRAVERYLKPLRKLQECLGEIVDVMVALDAYRNRSSEDPHALFALGWLAGRKQELIARGDKPVRRFLKAEAFW
- a CDS encoding Kdo hydroxylase family protein, whose translation is MFAKPDGWSESHQTSGADWPAASVTPVHRFADTQWDAGPTSGVEELLEDGALLGFASLPFTLAESEARRLLDGPAPAALLARYAEHSEALALRLFPHYRGCLRRGPVSLRSCGVTAGEASWRRDDTRLHVAADPARPTRGTRQLLVCCNLDPAGGTHAWRVGEPFAAHARRYLASLTRPLPGSAALLRALAVTRGRRTEFDHLMLQLHDHAKADLDFQRNSPQAEVVFPAGSTWIVYGDQVPHAAMTGRHLIEQTFHLRVDDMQRPETAPLRTLERLLHRPLG